In Candidatus Coatesbacteria bacterium, one DNA window encodes the following:
- a CDS encoding indolepyruvate oxidoreductase subunit beta, whose translation MSETTNVLICGVGGQGVLLASEVLSEAAQLAGYDVKKSEVHGMSQRGGSVVSNVRFGEEVASPLLCQGEADVLMAFERLEGIRWLDHLKPGVGIAVVNDVEIWPMSVSCGPAEYPTDIDERLEAATKRYWLFKATDIATELGEPRAGNVVLLGALSPALPLEEEHWMKALETRVKDKYVEVNKQAFAAGVAVCKA comes from the coding sequence ATGTCCGAGACTACCAACGTACTGATCTGCGGCGTCGGCGGCCAGGGCGTCCTCTTGGCCAGCGAGGTCCTCTCCGAGGCCGCCCAGCTCGCCGGCTACGACGTCAAGAAGTCCGAGGTCCACGGGATGAGCCAGCGCGGCGGCTCCGTCGTCTCCAACGTCCGCTTCGGCGAGGAAGTCGCCAGCCCCCTGCTCTGTCAGGGCGAGGCCGACGTGTTGATGGCCTTCGAACGCCTCGAGGGCATCCGCTGGCTCGACCACCTCAAGCCCGGCGTCGGCATCGCCGTCGTCAACGACGTCGAGATCTGGCCGATGTCTGTCAGTTGCGGCCCCGCCGAGTACCCCACCGATATCGACGAACGCCTCGAGGCGGCCACCAAACGCTACTGGCTCTTCAAGGCCACCGACATCGCCACCGAACTCGGTGAGCCCCGGGCCGGCAACGTCGTCCTGCTGGGCGCCCTCTCCCCCGCTCTGCCCCTCGAGGAGGAGCACTGGATGAAGGCCCTCGAGACCCGGGTCAAGGACAAGTACGTCGAGGTCAACAAACAGGCCTTCGCCGCCGGTGTGGCGGTCTGCAAGGCCTGA